A genome region from Anopheles stephensi strain Indian chromosome 2, UCI_ANSTEP_V1.0, whole genome shotgun sequence includes the following:
- the LOC118517655 gene encoding uncharacterized protein LOC118517655 isoform X4 codes for MGSVKDMCNENNSSATGHPADLPLGSPAFPTAQRSRCHHPVICDVTRLETIRERNSVYSEDGEFVDLPLPPVPSDSNNVAMKKGEVSAVNSNEHDMMSRRRRKGSDSASEANAYLQSRLHDFDDAEDVTTTGAADGIKKSIRSHPTIDGDSDVSGGAGDLARANKTLLLLMEEDVKSIDSSTASNTLNKSSWSVASVGSTGGEYSAGDYKPGCSSESDDSGDGDPPEEDDYGEQSSGYRDKSPFLRSISLSPVERRFRKVSTSRERRRRSNSNAAGFGQSSRTGEGWSRQRSMLPCADHEAEDSTCCDDDFTWVYSHHNRAEAPKASVESDRRSVSQTPATRSVPRDQRSLEMSRQKKQQQRQSTESTTTPLHGTGDDVVVPSGKPPRPSRETGSLDRRRHLSANRHERDGKSRSTHSLKEKSSSSELHKHDSMSSNLSLNSKDHLYDSGSFNNYNSSGSGSQHQYHHSCPPAHNAHNSRMSPGIWEPPPPPPLSPWDPHYYWNQPHLHHHVQSREELRLIDYHRRQQELYHQHGGGSNSAMGSTQDLSCSSGCCSRNYYHYPPVPPCCSVDHHRSQWSNDMQRQDTDERLRRLQKDKESLALQVKALTEQMQSQSAKLSELETMVKEKNQLLSNAEDLLQREMLSRSSLETQKLELMSAMSELKLQQAALERENLELRTNFVTSTVGSAALINGGLTNGNGGGAAITNVLNNNSITSSLLRRPQIITNTRMVGMSPSTPGASLISSPIHHGSHGSLPQTAISPITPKTPPASYRQRIDVHYSSLPRQAFATTLSTVSTSSGSSTATDSNANPKRNVAFAETENRDIGSSDQTEGVLPARSFTPQPSPSPSMSNKLKNIFGKIKRSNSGTLDDMTSSDGEFKRGGVRATAGARLGWSGTSQYRKPDKPFHEWDLDAVCLWFDHLGLSMYEEDLRRWLKMSAVPGSELMKASPVDFEKELPLRNPLHRKKIVLAIADIAGTANDDELFKCAGKLDASWVQRWLDDVGMPQYKDTFIAARMDGRMLHKLTMDDLVHLQMSSCLHVASMRRGIQLMRSEKWHPDCLIRRPIDLSAKDDVRLWTAQRVHEWLRAVDLAEYAPNLRGSGVHGALMIFEVKFTAELFADLLNIPTSKTLLRRHLATHFKDLLGRDIIQVKREAENTLGFQPLTISAKIKTPKKSQFSLKRKKSSKGVSQLGGDEWSDYVCPMGGSGQEHLAPASSLACAATSTIPSGSNRSAAATAFTTNASSANTNTVTSIGMTKDPSTVPTACPDSTPSTTTSTTTSGVGSEHASLQRQPSSSSAQLVTPASILNNGGGSDSPISARSSTTSTS; via the exons ATGGGGAGTGTAAAAGATATGTGCAACGAGAATAACTCATCAGCAACAGGACATCCTGCAGATTTACCGCTCGGCTCGCCGGCCTTCCCCACCGCACAACGATCACGGTGTCACCATCCCGTAATATGTGACGTGACGCGCCTCGAAACCATCCGTGAGCGCAACAGCGTCTACAGTGAGGATGGCGAGTTCGTTGACTTGCCGCTGCCGCCCGTTCCAAGCGACTCAAATAATGTTGCCATGAAGAAGGGAGAAGTTTCGGCCGTGAACAGCAACGAACATGACATGATGAGCCGTCGTCGTCGGAAGGGTTCCGACAGCGCATCGGAAGCGAATGCATATTTGCAATCACGGCTGCACGATTTCGACGACGCAGAAGACGTTACGACAACGGGCGCAGCCGATGGAATTAAGAAATCAATACGATCGCACCCGACCATTGATGGCGATTCCGATGTCAGTGGTGGGGCGGGTGATTTGGCAAGAGCCAATAAAACACTATTACTTTTAATGGAAGAAGATGTAAAGTCAATCGATAGCAGCACCGCATCGAACACGTTGAACAAAAGCTCGTGGAGTGTAGCATCGGTGGGTTCAACCGGTGGTGAATATTCCGCCGGAGATTATAAGCCTGGCTGTAGCTCCGAAAGCGACGACAGTGGCGACGGTGACCCACCGGAGGAGGATGATTACGGTGAACAGTCGTCGGGGTATCGGGATAAGTCTCCATTTCTGCGCTCCATATCGCTATCGCCGGTAGAGCGTCGCTTTCGCAAGGTGTCCACTAGTCGCGAGCGCCGCCGTCGATCTAACTCCAATGCTGCCGGGTTTGGTCAATCATCTCGAACCGGCGAAGGCTGGAGCCGTCAACGATCGATGCTGCCCTGTGCTGATCATGAAGCAG AAGATTCTACCTGCTGTGACGATGACTTTACCTGGGTGTATTCCCATCATAATCGAGCCGAAGCACCGAAGGCGTCCGTTGAATCTGATCGACGCTCCGTTTCACAAACACCGGCAACCCGATCGGTTCCACGTGATCAGCGCAGCCTAGAAATGTCACGTCagaaaaagcagcagcagcgtcagtCGACCGAATCCACTACAACACCACTGCATGGCACGGGCGACGACGTGGTGGTTCCCAGTGGAAAACCACCCCGACCTTCCCGAGAAACGGGCAGTTTGGATCGGCGTCGACACTTGAGCGCCAATCGTCACGAGCGCGATGGTAAAAGTCGTAGCACACATTCGCTCAAAGAAAAATCATCTTCGTCGGAGCTGCACAAGCATGATTCGATGTCAAGCAATCTTAGCTTAAATTCCAAAG ATCACCTTTACGATTCAGGTAGCTTTAATAACTACAACAGTAGTGGCAGTGGCAGCCAACATCAGTACCACCACTCTTGTCCACCAGCCCACAATGCGCACAACTCGCGCATGAGTCCTGGCATTTGGGAGCCACCACCCCCACCTCCACTATCGCCGTGGGATCCTCATTACTACTGGAACCAGCCTCACCTTCACCATCATGTTCAGAGCAGAGAAGAGCTAAGGTTGATCGACTATCATCGACGGCAGCAGGAACTGTACCACCAACATGGAGGTGGTAGTAACAGTGCCATGGGTAGTACGCAAGATTTGTCTTGCTCTAGCGGTTGCTGTAGTCGCAACTACTATCATTATCCACCGGTGCCCCCGTGCTGTTCAGTGGATCACCATCGATCACAGTGGAGCAACGACATGCAG CGCCAAGATACCGACGAACGGCTGCGACGATTACAGAAGGATAAAGAATCGCTTGCACTGCAGGTCAAAGCGCTGACCGAGCAGATGCAATCGCAATCGGCCAAGCTCAGTGAACTAGAAACCATGGTCAAAGAGAAGAATCAGCTACTGTCGAACGCGGAAGATCTTCTCCAGCGA GAAATGCTTTCACGATCCTCACTCGAAACCCAAAAACTAGAGCTTATGTCAGCGATGAGCGAACTGAAACTGCAGCAGGCTGCCCTGGAAAGGGAAAATCTGGAGCTGCGTACCAATTTCGTAACGAGCACCGTAGGATCAGCGGCATTGATAAATGGAGGACTTACCAACGGCAATGGCGGTGGCGCAGCGATAACAAATGTGCTTAATAACAATAGCATTACGTCTAGTTTGCTCCGAAGACCTCAGATTATTACGAATACCAGAATGGTAGGCATGTCACCGTCAACGCCTGGAGCATCGCTGATCTCATCCCCCATACATCATGGCAGTCACGGAAGTTTGCCGCAAACAGCAATAAGCCCAATTACTCCGAAG ACCCCACCGGCATCTTATCGACAGCGCATCGACGTTCATTACAGTAGTCTTCCACGGCAAGCTTTTGCTACCACCCTGTCGACAGTCAGCACATCCAGCGGTTCTTCGACGGCCACCGACAGTAATGCCAACCCGAAACGAAACGTAGCGTTCG CTGAAACAGAAAATCGAGACATCGGAAGCTCTGACCAAACGGAAGGTGTTTTACCAGCCCGTAGCTTCACACCACAACCATCGCCCTCACCCTCGATGAGCAACAAgctgaaaaacatttttggCAAGATCAAGCGAAGCAACAGTGGAACGTTGGACGATATGACATCATCGGATGGGGAGTTTAAACGTGGTGGCGTTCGGGCGACTGCCGGCGCTCGTCTAGGATGGAGCGGAACGTCTCAGTACCGGAAGCCCGACAAACCGTTTCACGAGTGGGATTTGGATGCGGTCTGCCTGTGGTTCGATCATCTTGGTCTGAGCATGTACGAGGAAGACTTGCGCAGGTGGCTAAAGATGAGCGCCGTACCGGGAAGTGAACTGATGAAAGCATCTCCAGTGGACTTCGAAAAAGAGCTACCTTTGCGGAATCCGCTGCATAGGAAAAAGATTGTGCTAGCTATTGCCGACATTGCGGGCACGGCGAACGACGATGAGCTGTTTAAGTGTGCGGGCAAGCTGGATGCGTCATGG GTCCAGCGCTGGTTAGATGACGTCGGTATGCCACAGTACAAGGACACATTCATAGCGGCTCGCATGGACGGTCGAATGCTCCACAAGCTAACAATGGACGATTTGGTTCATTTGCAAATGTCCTCCTGCCTGCACGTGGCAAGCATGCGTCGCGGCATACAGCTTATGCGTAGCGAGAAATGGCATCCCGATTGTCTCATTCGTCGACCGATAGACCTTAGCGCCAAAGACGACGTACGGTTGTGGACGGCGCAACGCGTGCACGAGTGGCTTCGAGCAGTCGATTTGGCAGAATACGCACCAAACCTGCGTGGCTCCGGAGTGCACGGTGCGCTTATGATATTCGAGGTTAAATTCACGGCCGAACTTTTCGCCGACTTGCTAAACATACCCACCAGCAAAACGTTGCTGCGTCGCCATCTGGCCACCCACTTCAAGGATCTGCTCGGGCGCGATATCATACAGGTGAAACGCGAGGCAGAAAACACGCTCGGTTTCCAACCGTTGACCATCTCCGCTAAAATAAAG acCCCCAAAAAGTCTCAATTTTCATTGAAACGCAAGAAGAGTAGCAAAGGTGTCAGCCAGCTGGGTGGCGACGAGTGGAGCGATTATGTGTGCCCGATGGGTGGCTCAGGTCAGGAACATTTAGCGCCAGCATCTTCTTTGGCTTGTGCTGCCACTAGCACCATTCCAAGCGGCAGCAATCGAagtgctgctgccactgcctTTACTACAAATGCTTCTTCTGCTAACACTAATACTGTCACTAGCATTGGC ATGACGAAGGATCCCTCAACGGTACCAACTGCCTGTCCAGACAGCACacccagcaccaccaccagcacaacTACTTCCGGAGTCGGGTCGGAGCATGCTTCACTTCAACGTCAGCCGTCGAGTAGCAGCGCGCAGCTAGTAACGCCGGCTTCCATCTTAAACAACGGTGGTGGTAGCGATTCCCCAATATCGGCACGCAGTTCCACCACCTCAACCTCCTAG